The following nucleotide sequence is from Archocentrus centrarchus isolate MPI-CPG fArcCen1 chromosome 18, fArcCen1, whole genome shotgun sequence.
AAGCtgaattgtgtttgtgttctgcagCTCTGTGATCCAGCACATCACATCTGGAGCTTGGAACTACACTCTGACCATGAAGAGCTTCTCAGACGCCGGCCGCACACAAGCTGTGGAGTCCAGCACTGAAGTGCAGCTGAACCAGAAGATCTGGGTGGAGCTGAAGACTGACGGGCTGGATGGAAGTACGGTCGTCGTGGTGACCGACTCCTGCTGGGCGACTGACCAGCCATCACCCACCAGCAGTCTGAGATATGACCTGATCATAAACGGGTGAGACAGACTCAGAGATTCATGTCCTTTTGATCGATCTCATGGACTCCTGAACAaagagtgttttcctgtctgtgaGCAGCTGTGCAAACCCTGCTGACCCGACTGTGGAGGTGAAGAAAA
It contains:
- the LOC115796615 gene encoding uromodulin-like; translated protein: MSMAMEFVHTQPDIKTQTFRIRDSSVIQHITSGAWNYTLTMKSFSDAGRTQAVESSTEVQLNQKIWVELKTDGLDGSTVVVVTDSCWATDQPSPTSSLRYDLIINGCANPADPTVEVKKNGVGTSTYFSFNMFQFTGTSGNVYLHCKLHLCPNQENSCIPTCNGAARRRRSARATYEGEALISMTWTH